A single genomic interval of Lathyrus oleraceus cultivar Zhongwan6 chromosome 7, CAAS_Psat_ZW6_1.0, whole genome shotgun sequence harbors:
- the LOC127107319 gene encoding uncharacterized protein LOC127107319 — protein MSSETQLTYILQFSGVSSGNGFFGDVALSTSIGHGFSGLADASLSTGTGFSGPAGAAAILLVKEHGKSDKDATVLYMFRQGLGNQTVSVAEYRGLILGLTESLKKGYTKIDVQGNSELVINQFLGDWDINHPDLESLCHEVVVLRYKFDSFTIAHIDKKLSCLVDEVAAMAVSLPDGEVKETFVE, from the exons ATGAGTAGTGAAACGCAG CTTACTTATATCCTTCAATTCAGTGGTGTATCAAGTGGAAATGGATTTTTTGGAGATGTTGCTTTATCAACATCAATTGGACATGGATTTTCTGGATTAGCTGATGCATCATTATCAACTGGAACTGGATTTTCTGGACCAGCTGGTGCAGCAGCTATCCTGCTTGTAAAAGAGCATGGAAAGAGTGATAAAGATGCGACTGTG CTGTATATGTTCCGCCAAGGGCTGGGAAACCAAACAGTTAGCGTTGCTGAGTATCGCGGATTAATTTTAGGACTGACAGAATCGTTAAAGAAAGGATATACAAAGATCGATGTCCAAGGAAACTCCGAACTAGTTATCAATCAG TTTTTAGGTGATTGGGATATCAACCACCCGGATCTAGAGAGCTTATGTCACGAGGTTGTGGTGCTGCGTTATAAATTTGACTCATTTACCATCGCTCACATTGATAAG AAATTAAGCTGCTTAGTTGATGAAGTAGCAGCCATGGCCGTTTCACTCCCAG ATGGTGAAGTTAAAGAAACATTCGTTGAATGA
- the LOC127101921 gene encoding uncharacterized protein LOC127101921, protein MCPKHQKTDSADSSSTVESELRPMQLSLVLQFGGATRPIRDSGASTSKGDAGASTSIGDSGSSTSSENGSYGPAGAAAMLFIIDRADNDHLVTKVFVAREGLGNQTISAAEYRGLILGLKETIRRGYTKITVQGSSKHVVNQFLGNWEINDPELRSLCDEALELRNSFRSVSINHIDQDLIDAVAYDAFRAISLPVSVQFSYNFDLVRF, encoded by the exons ATGTGCCCCAAACACCAAAAGACCGATTCAGCTGACTCTTCTTCCACTGTTGAATCTGAGCTTCGTCCAATGCAG TTATCTTTGGTCCTTCAATTCGGTGGTGCAACAAGACCAATACGAGATTCCGGTGCATCAACATCCAAAGGAGATGCTGGTGCATCAACATCAATAGGAGATTCTGGTTCATCAACATCAAGTGAAAATGGATCTTATGGACCAGCTGGTGCAGCAGCTATGTTGTTTATAATAGATCGTGCGGACAATGATCACCTTGTGACTAAG GTGTTTGTCGCCCGCGAAGGTCTGGGAAACCAAACAATTAGTGCTGCTGAGTATCGCGGATTAATTTTAGGACTGAAAGAAACAATAAGGAGAGGATATACAAAGATCACTGTCCAAGGAAGCTCCAAACATGTTGTCAATCAG TTTTTAGGTAATTGGGAAATAAACGACCCGGAACTAAGGAGCTTATGTGATGAGGCTTTAGAGCTGCGTAATAGCTTTCGATCAGTTTCCATCAATCACATTGACCAG GACTTAATCGATGCAGTTGCTTATGATGCATTCCGGGCCATTTCTCTCCCAG TTTCGGTTCAGTTCAGTTACAATTTCGATTTGGTTCGGTTTTAG